The following are from one region of the Paenibacillus sp. JZ16 genome:
- a CDS encoding sugar phosphate isomerase/epimerase family protein, with amino-acid sequence MSKPIMPNKIGVIVDSFRVGVRDGLLKAREVGADGVQIYAVHGEMDPANLSASARKELKDYIDSLGLEISALVGDLGGHGFQDPAENAAKIEKSKRIMELGLELGTNIITTHIGIVPQDHNSRVYETMHKACLELSTFAKSMDAFFAIETGPEPSAHLKSFLDGLGSNGVSVNFDPANMVMVTGDDPVQGVYNLKDYIVHTHAKDGIKLADYIDPRDVYGDFGYEAPALDHDKIADMAESGEKFREVPLGEGGVNWNAYLQALKDIGYTGYLTIEREVKANPEADIKLAVDFLKTFRA; translated from the coding sequence ATGTCGAAGCCTATCATGCCTAACAAAATTGGCGTTATTGTTGACAGCTTTCGCGTTGGAGTAAGAGATGGCCTTCTTAAAGCCCGAGAAGTCGGTGCAGACGGCGTACAGATCTATGCCGTTCATGGCGAAATGGATCCGGCCAACCTCTCTGCTTCGGCGCGAAAAGAATTGAAGGATTACATCGATTCACTGGGACTTGAAATCTCCGCCCTCGTGGGTGACCTTGGCGGACACGGCTTCCAGGACCCTGCTGAGAATGCGGCTAAAATCGAGAAATCCAAACGAATCATGGAGCTCGGCTTGGAGCTGGGAACCAATATCATCACCACGCATATCGGTATCGTGCCGCAAGATCATAACAGCCGCGTATATGAAACGATGCACAAAGCTTGCCTGGAGCTTAGCACATTCGCGAAGTCCATGGACGCATTCTTTGCCATCGAGACAGGTCCGGAGCCTTCGGCTCATTTGAAATCATTCCTTGACGGCCTGGGTTCCAACGGAGTATCGGTAAACTTTGACCCGGCCAATATGGTCATGGTTACCGGTGATGATCCTGTACAGGGCGTGTACAACCTGAAGGATTATATCGTTCATACACACGCGAAGGACGGAATCAAGCTGGCTGACTATATCGATCCTCGTGATGTATACGGCGATTTCGGATACGAGGCACCTGCCCTTGACCATGACAAAATTGCCGATATGGCGGAATCGGGTGAGAAGTTCCGTGAAGTGCCGCTTGGCGAAGGCGGCGTGAACTGGAATGCTTACCTGCAAGCTCTCAAGGATATTGGCTATACGGGGTATCTGACCATCGAACGTGAAGTGAAAGCCAATCCGGAAGCGGATATCAAGCTTGCCGTGGACTTCTTGAAGACGTTCAGAGCTTAA
- a CDS encoding Gfo/Idh/MocA family protein encodes MLKIGILGFGFMGRMHFDNYVRLAEEGADIQLVAICDLRIDELKDSKANGNMATERDVYDLEPYHLYEHVDKMLEHEELDIVDVCLPTYLHADMSCMLLERGIHVMCEKPVAGSSEEAWRMVKTAERTGKTLMIGQCLRFWPAYEYLKECVEDGRYGSIVAGEFFRGSEPPQGWFLEGDKSGGCITDMHVHDVDMIHWLMGKPERVSTFAKTMIKGSSYDIVSTHYSFPDGKVINAHADWTLHGEHGFYMGYRVNLEEATLVFENNELKVYPEDAPGFTAELSDDSGYYRELRYFIEHVAQGEPVTVCTPESAAGSLEIIEAEIRSARANGALETVSGKQVVS; translated from the coding sequence ATGCTGAAAATCGGAATATTGGGATTTGGTTTTATGGGGCGCATGCATTTCGACAATTATGTTCGACTAGCCGAAGAGGGCGCGGACATCCAACTGGTGGCGATTTGCGATTTGCGCATCGATGAGCTTAAGGACAGCAAAGCCAACGGCAATATGGCAACCGAGCGTGATGTATACGACCTGGAGCCTTATCATCTGTATGAACATGTGGACAAAATGCTGGAGCATGAAGAGCTGGATATTGTGGATGTATGCCTGCCGACTTATTTGCATGCGGACATGTCCTGCATGTTGTTGGAGCGGGGGATTCACGTCATGTGTGAGAAACCTGTCGCAGGCAGCTCCGAGGAAGCCTGGCGCATGGTAAAAACAGCGGAGCGCACAGGAAAAACGCTCATGATCGGACAATGCCTCCGTTTCTGGCCAGCTTATGAATATTTAAAAGAATGCGTAGAGGACGGTCGTTATGGAAGCATCGTTGCAGGCGAATTCTTCCGGGGATCGGAGCCGCCTCAAGGCTGGTTCCTGGAAGGAGACAAGAGCGGTGGCTGTATCACGGACATGCATGTGCATGACGTGGATATGATTCATTGGCTTATGGGCAAACCGGAGCGCGTATCGACTTTCGCCAAAACGATGATTAAAGGAAGCTCGTACGATATCGTATCCACCCACTACAGTTTCCCGGATGGTAAAGTGATTAACGCGCATGCGGATTGGACGCTGCACGGCGAACACGGTTTTTATATGGGTTACCGTGTGAATTTGGAAGAGGCAACGCTGGTGTTCGAGAATAACGAACTGAAGGTGTACCCTGAAGACGCCCCAGGCTTTACGGCTGAGCTGTCCGATGATTCCGGTTATTATCGTGAGCTCCGGTATTTCATTGAGCATGTTGCGCAAGGAGAGCCGGTAACGGTATGTACGCCTGAGAGCGCTGCCGGGTCGCTGGAAATTATTGAAGCCGAGATTCGTTCCGCAAGAGCGAACGGCGCCTTGGAGACGGTATCAGGGAAACAGGTGGTATCTTAA
- a CDS encoding sugar phosphate isomerase/epimerase family protein: protein MKKGINIWSFSGDASISDCIRLAKEAGFEGIELSLNQTGELGLQAGDKEVQAITEQLKEADLDIAGLATGLYWEYPMTSDDPAVREKAMDICKKQLELASAFGVDAILVIPGAVGVDFVPGSAVIDYEYAYERAQESIRKLVPYAESAGVAIAIENVWNKFLLSPLELRTFIDEIGSEYVGSYFDVGNVVHNGYPEHWIRILGERIKKVHFKDYRRQAGGLHGFVDLLAGDVNYPAVVEALRLIGYDNYVTAEMIPAYTHYSEQIIFNTSNAMDAILGRTPTLRKPDARQHQGQS from the coding sequence ATGAAGAAAGGGATTAATATCTGGTCGTTCTCGGGAGATGCTTCCATCTCCGACTGCATCCGATTGGCAAAGGAAGCCGGGTTTGAAGGAATCGAATTGTCATTAAACCAAACAGGAGAGCTCGGCCTTCAGGCTGGCGATAAAGAGGTACAGGCCATAACGGAACAGCTGAAAGAAGCCGACCTGGACATCGCGGGTTTGGCGACAGGTTTGTATTGGGAATATCCGATGACCAGTGATGACCCGGCTGTCCGTGAGAAGGCCATGGATATTTGCAAGAAGCAGCTGGAGCTCGCGTCCGCTTTCGGAGTGGATGCCATCCTTGTGATCCCGGGGGCGGTCGGTGTCGATTTTGTTCCTGGTTCTGCAGTCATCGATTACGAATATGCCTACGAGCGGGCTCAAGAATCCATTCGTAAGCTGGTTCCTTACGCGGAAAGCGCCGGCGTTGCCATCGCGATCGAGAATGTATGGAATAAATTCCTGCTGTCGCCGCTGGAATTGCGGACCTTCATCGACGAGATCGGTTCCGAGTATGTCGGCTCCTATTTCGACGTAGGCAATGTTGTGCATAACGGTTATCCGGAGCACTGGATTCGGATTTTGGGTGAGCGGATCAAAAAAGTCCATTTCAAAGATTACCGCAGACAGGCAGGCGGATTGCACGGATTTGTCGACCTGTTGGCAGGGGACGTTAATTATCCGGCCGTTGTTGAAGCGCTGCGCTTGATCGGCTATGACAACTATGTTACCGCAGAGATGATCCCGGCGTATACCCACTACTCGGAGCAGATCATATTTAATACATCCAATGCAATGGATGCGATTCTTGGACGCACGCCAACTTTGCGCAAGCCGGATGCCCGCCAGCATCAAGGCCAATCATAA
- a CDS encoding helix-turn-helix transcriptional regulator: protein MDLNFPIKREAPFREWSPCIHYAQFQRMATGSLPQRRLYDFELLYVYQGEAATTMYGNRYRIEAGQLIFLPSGVYHQNEVVSHPDARFLGIHFDFFDELDIQTEADMIVNEAVLDPNKFAHEAVSSAFPPLSSRVIYTPPLPCVQMMERIVEEFTLRPAGYELACKGLMLDVLVQLLRTHPSQALTETSPHDAKLIELMSQIEKTPAKDWSNKVIAEHLMLSPDHTAKLFKRFAGMPPSEFVQSVRHREARRLLRESDISIEAVGEGVGYPDIHYFSRIFRRLEGITATDYRKLSRIL from the coding sequence ATGGACCTCAATTTTCCGATAAAACGCGAAGCGCCTTTTCGCGAATGGTCACCCTGCATTCACTATGCGCAGTTTCAACGCATGGCGACGGGATCACTCCCGCAGCGCAGGTTATACGATTTTGAACTGCTCTATGTATACCAAGGGGAAGCCGCTACAACGATGTACGGGAACCGCTATCGCATCGAAGCCGGTCAACTGATCTTCCTGCCGTCCGGTGTTTACCACCAGAATGAGGTGGTCTCCCATCCTGACGCGCGATTTTTGGGGATTCATTTTGATTTCTTTGATGAGCTGGACATACAGACCGAAGCGGATATGATTGTGAATGAAGCCGTGCTGGATCCGAATAAATTCGCGCATGAAGCGGTGTCCTCCGCTTTTCCCCCGCTCTCTTCCCGTGTCATCTACACGCCCCCGCTGCCTTGCGTTCAGATGATGGAACGAATCGTGGAGGAGTTCACCCTGCGTCCCGCCGGCTATGAGCTTGCCTGCAAAGGGCTGATGCTGGATGTGCTGGTTCAACTGCTTCGGACGCATCCTTCCCAGGCCTTGACGGAGACGTCACCGCACGATGCCAAACTGATTGAACTGATGTCTCAAATCGAAAAAACTCCAGCCAAAGACTGGAGCAACAAAGTGATTGCGGAGCATTTAATGTTAAGCCCGGATCATACCGCCAAATTGTTTAAACGCTTTGCGGGGATGCCGCCAAGTGAATTCGTGCAATCCGTTCGCCACCGCGAAGCGCGCAGGCTACTCCGGGAATCCGATATCTCGATCGAGGCGGTTGGCGAAGGGGTCGGATACCCGGATATTCATTATTTTAGCCGAATCTTCCGCAGACTGGAGGGGATTACCGCTACCGATTACCGCAAACTCTCAAGAATTCTGTAA
- a CDS encoding aminotransferase class I/II-fold pyridoxal phosphate-dependent enzyme, which translates to MNPTSSFLTSTVQVLPPSGIRQFFNAAEADDDVISLGVGEPDFVTPACAIEACKRALDHGRTMYTPNEGLMELREEIAKYLDTGFQLQYEPSREILVTVGGSEAIDLTLRALISPGDEIIIPVPGYVAYAPLVQLNGGTVVELELSAEHKFKLTAAALQKLITPRTKAIVVNFPSNPTGAVMTYEDWLPIARLAVTHNLVVISDEMYAELTYGCTHTSIASLPRMRERTIVIGGFSKAFAMTGWRVGYLCGDSRLVGAMVKIHQYTALCAPIMGQIAALECLRNGLGDRDVMKQAYDERRRMFVQGLNDIGLSCRDPQGAFYAFPSISGTGLGSQQFAERLLREAKVAVVPGHVFGAGGEGFIRCSYAASPDRLSEALDRMDRWLRTHAGADHGLHTLQNS; encoded by the coding sequence ATGAATCCAACGAGCAGCTTTCTAACATCAACGGTGCAAGTTTTGCCGCCTTCCGGCATCCGGCAATTCTTTAATGCGGCCGAAGCGGACGATGACGTCATTTCTCTCGGTGTAGGGGAACCGGATTTTGTGACGCCTGCATGTGCGATTGAGGCCTGTAAACGAGCTCTGGACCATGGCCGCACGATGTACACGCCGAATGAAGGGCTGATGGAGCTAAGGGAAGAGATTGCGAAATATCTGGATACCGGATTCCAGCTGCAATATGAACCGTCGAGGGAGATACTGGTCACGGTTGGCGGCAGCGAAGCGATTGATCTTACGCTGCGGGCGCTCATTTCGCCGGGGGATGAAATTATTATTCCCGTGCCGGGATATGTCGCTTATGCTCCTCTTGTGCAATTGAACGGGGGAACTGTCGTTGAGCTGGAGCTTTCCGCAGAGCATAAGTTCAAATTGACTGCGGCTGCACTGCAGAAGTTGATTACCCCCCGGACGAAAGCGATCGTTGTTAACTTTCCAAGCAATCCGACAGGCGCCGTGATGACCTACGAGGATTGGCTGCCGATTGCGCGCCTTGCGGTTACGCACAATTTGGTGGTGATATCAGACGAGATGTATGCCGAGCTTACCTACGGCTGCACGCATACCAGCATTGCTTCGCTGCCTCGGATGCGGGAGCGCACCATCGTCATCGGCGGCTTCTCCAAAGCCTTTGCCATGACGGGCTGGCGGGTCGGTTACCTCTGCGGCGACTCCCGCCTGGTGGGCGCCATGGTCAAGATTCATCAGTATACCGCGCTCTGCGCGCCCATCATGGGGCAGATTGCGGCTCTCGAATGTTTAAGAAATGGACTCGGGGATCGGGACGTAATGAAGCAGGCTTATGATGAACGCAGAAGAATGTTTGTGCAGGGTCTGAACGATATCGGCCTAAGCTGCCGCGATCCTCAGGGTGCTTTCTACGCATTCCCCAGCATAAGCGGAACGGGTCTGGGCTCCCAGCAGTTTGCGGAGCGATTGCTTCGAGAGGCAAAGGTGGCCGTTGTACCCGGTCATGTGTTTGGCGCCGGGGGCGAAGGCTTCATTCGCTGCTCGTATGCCGCTTCGCCCGATCGATTGAGCGAAGCGCTCGATCGAATGGATCGCTGGCTTAGGACGCATGCAGGTGCTGACCATGGCCTGCACACCTTACAGAATTCTTGA
- a CDS encoding D-alanine--D-alanine ligase, with protein sequence MKVGVIMGGVSSEREVSLMTGKEMIAHLDKNRYEVYPIEIHDKRELISKTEGIDMALLALHGQYGEDGTVQGTLDSLGIPYTGSGVLSSSVCMDKDLSKKLLRYEGLTTADWIMVSSMEELAAADVKVLGYPVVVKPNAGGSSVGTRIVRDAAALASAVEEALRWDRSVMIEQMIEGEEITCPVLNGEMLPIVSIKPNSEFFDYTSKYEEGEADEQVIELPAKLQERVRTAALQCYKALKCSVYARIDIILKEEIPYILEVNTLPGLTKNSLLPRSAEAAGYSFSGLLDAIIETSLSERKSEGKE encoded by the coding sequence ATGAAAGTTGGCGTCATCATGGGAGGCGTATCATCCGAGCGGGAAGTTTCGCTCATGACCGGCAAAGAGATGATCGCGCATCTGGATAAAAACCGCTACGAGGTTTATCCGATCGAGATTCACGATAAACGCGAGCTGATCAGCAAAACCGAAGGCATCGATATGGCTTTACTTGCCCTGCACGGGCAATACGGGGAAGACGGGACGGTGCAGGGCACACTCGACTCCCTGGGCATTCCGTATACTGGCAGCGGCGTTCTTTCCAGCAGCGTCTGCATGGATAAAGATTTGAGCAAGAAGCTGCTGCGGTACGAGGGATTGACTACAGCCGATTGGATCATGGTCAGCAGTATGGAGGAGTTGGCCGCCGCTGACGTGAAGGTACTCGGTTATCCTGTCGTAGTGAAGCCGAACGCAGGCGGGTCCAGTGTTGGTACTCGGATCGTGCGTGATGCGGCTGCCCTTGCCTCCGCCGTAGAAGAGGCATTGCGATGGGACCGCTCCGTGATGATCGAGCAAATGATCGAGGGTGAAGAGATCACTTGCCCGGTTTTGAACGGTGAGATGCTCCCGATTGTGTCCATCAAGCCGAACTCCGAATTTTTCGATTATACATCCAAATACGAAGAAGGCGAAGCGGATGAGCAAGTGATTGAGCTTCCCGCCAAACTTCAGGAGCGGGTGCGTACGGCTGCGCTTCAATGCTATAAGGCGCTGAAGTGCAGTGTGTATGCCCGGATCGATATCATCCTGAAGGAAGAGATTCCGTATATTTTGGAGGTCAACACGCTCCCGGGTTTAACGAAGAACAGTTTACTTCCAAGAAGCGCGGAAGCGGCGGGCTATTCGTTCAGCGGACTTTTGGATGCCATCATTGAAACTTCATTATCGGAACGAAAAAGCGAAGGCAAGGAGTAG
- a CDS encoding aminotransferase-like domain-containing protein, translating to MYLDFKLANDRPAYIQVKDYMKRLMTTGALQADQKLPSTRELSALFRVGRNTVLSAYSDLEDEGYIYAVKGQGHFVVPSISGAPMQPEGKRLDWGPRLNEYARLAEANDLMKHGIRAEKGSISFTSIAPDEKLFDLPNVKRAFLDRMSLEGDVLLNYGYAKGYKPLIDYLLRYMENKGVNIQGKDMLITNGFTEGLSLVLSALNKGHGRILCENPTHHTAIKNFKMHGYAITGVEMEPDGISLTGLARELSERTYDMAYLVPSYHNPTGIVMSHQKRLEALRLLNEFEIPVIEDGFNEELRYSGSHIAPLVACAGGENNSVIYLGSFSKILFPGLRVGWVLADKTLIHYLESVKRARSIHTSTLDQSLLFQYLYNGNFEKYLKRAKAEYKRKYELAIRCCEEWLPMERLSGDGGLHLFVEFGPDIRTRELLEACSAQGVVFTPGDIFFTDGGGQHTMRLGFSRVSDENIEKGIRIIGEAARKLV from the coding sequence ATGTATTTGGATTTCAAGTTGGCGAATGACCGCCCGGCGTATATTCAAGTCAAGGATTACATGAAGCGCTTGATGACAACCGGGGCGCTGCAAGCCGATCAGAAGCTCCCCTCCACGCGTGAGCTAAGCGCGCTGTTTCGAGTGGGCCGTAATACGGTGCTGAGCGCATACTCGGATTTGGAGGACGAAGGCTATATCTATGCGGTTAAAGGGCAAGGGCACTTTGTTGTCCCTTCGATCAGCGGAGCACCCATGCAGCCCGAAGGCAAACGGCTGGATTGGGGGCCTCGCCTGAACGAATATGCCAGGCTTGCGGAAGCCAATGATTTGATGAAACACGGCATCCGCGCTGAGAAGGGCTCTATATCTTTTACCAGCATCGCCCCCGATGAGAAGCTGTTCGATCTGCCAAATGTCAAGCGCGCATTTCTGGACCGAATGTCGCTTGAAGGTGATGTACTTCTTAACTACGGTTACGCCAAGGGTTATAAACCCCTTATCGATTACCTCCTCCGTTATATGGAGAACAAGGGCGTGAATATTCAAGGTAAGGATATGCTGATCACTAATGGTTTTACGGAAGGTTTAAGTCTGGTGCTATCCGCCCTGAACAAAGGGCATGGCCGCATTCTGTGCGAGAATCCAACTCATCATACAGCCATTAAAAATTTTAAAATGCATGGGTATGCCATTACCGGCGTCGAGATGGAGCCAGACGGCATCAGCCTGACAGGGCTCGCACGCGAGCTGTCGGAGCGGACATACGACATGGCCTACCTTGTGCCTTCCTATCATAATCCTACAGGAATCGTCATGTCTCACCAGAAGAGGCTGGAAGCGCTCCGACTGCTGAATGAGTTCGAAATTCCCGTTATTGAAGATGGTTTCAACGAAGAGCTGCGCTATTCGGGCTCACACATCGCGCCTCTCGTTGCATGTGCAGGCGGCGAGAACAACAGCGTGATCTATTTAGGCAGTTTCTCCAAGATTCTGTTTCCCGGCCTGCGAGTCGGATGGGTGCTGGCCGACAAGACCCTGATTCATTATCTGGAAAGCGTGAAGCGCGCCCGCAGCATTCATACGTCGACCCTGGATCAGTCCCTGCTCTTTCAATATTTGTACAACGGCAACTTCGAGAAATATTTAAAGAGAGCGAAGGCCGAGTACAAGCGAAAATATGAGCTTGCGATCCGCTGCTGCGAGGAATGGCTCCCGATGGAGCGGTTGTCCGGTGACGGCGGGCTTCACCTGTTCGTTGAATTCGGTCCCGACATCCGGACCCGGGAGCTGCTGGAAGCCTGCTCAGCCCAGGGCGTGGTATTCACGCCGGGCGACATTTTCTTTACCGATGGCGGCGGCCAGCACACCATGCGTCTCGGATTCTCCCGCGTCTCCGATGAGAACATCGAGAAGGGGATCCGCATCATCGGCGAGGCGGCAAGGAAGCTGGTGTAA
- a CDS encoding DUF4091 domain-containing protein: MSHSVSFETRLLSSLSKVFADEELSQASYDRGSSFGNETYSFQVAYRSNRLLKNIRVHLQSSLSERITIRSVGLVPSELPTYHDHDEFILRAAPGLYPDPLLPLASEPVVTGCPNQWRSLWFTVQPEGEIKGGTYEIRIRFEAESGESLGEEVFTLEVIPATLPDQTLIHTEWFHADCLANYYEAEIFSERHWALIGQFMQTAAQNGINMILTPLFTPPLDTEVGGERPTVQLVDVAVTPDGAYAFGFDKLDRWADLCDSNGIQYLEFSHLFTQWGAGHAPKIIANVNGKPEKLFGWETDATGEQYHAFIRQFIPALTGWIEGRGLKQRCYFHVSDEPSVSHLEAYGHASRLMNELLPDYPIIDALSDISFYEEGLVKHPIPASNHIEPFLDQEVTPLWTYYCCSQYKEVSNRFFNLPSARNRIIGIQLYKFNIEGFLHWGYNFWNSQYSKRAIDPFKVTDADCGFPSGDAFVVYPGEEGPIESIRLKVFQEALQDLRALQLLETQIGREAVLQALEEGLDEPITFKAYPREQEWLLSKRQWINEKIKESLVVK, translated from the coding sequence ATGAGCCATTCCGTATCATTTGAGACCCGGCTGTTAAGCTCTTTGTCCAAAGTATTTGCCGACGAAGAACTGTCCCAGGCCTCGTATGACAGAGGGTCTTCGTTTGGCAATGAGACGTACTCGTTTCAAGTTGCATACCGTTCCAATCGTTTGTTAAAAAACATCCGGGTTCATCTGCAATCATCATTGAGTGAACGGATTACCATCCGTTCTGTAGGCCTGGTTCCATCGGAGCTGCCTACGTATCATGATCATGACGAGTTTATCTTAAGAGCTGCCCCCGGGCTGTATCCGGACCCGTTGCTGCCTCTGGCATCAGAGCCTGTAGTAACCGGATGCCCGAACCAGTGGAGAAGTCTGTGGTTTACGGTACAGCCTGAGGGTGAGATCAAGGGCGGTACATATGAAATCCGGATCCGTTTTGAAGCGGAGTCAGGGGAGTCGCTAGGAGAAGAGGTGTTCACGCTCGAAGTGATACCGGCAACCTTGCCGGACCAGACGCTGATTCATACGGAATGGTTCCATGCCGATTGTTTGGCGAACTACTACGAGGCGGAGATATTTAGTGAACGGCACTGGGCGTTGATCGGTCAGTTTATGCAGACCGCCGCTCAGAATGGCATCAATATGATCCTGACCCCATTATTTACGCCTCCGCTGGATACGGAAGTGGGGGGAGAACGGCCAACGGTGCAGCTGGTTGACGTCGCCGTAACACCGGATGGAGCGTATGCATTTGGGTTTGATAAGCTGGACCGGTGGGCAGACCTGTGTGATTCTAATGGGATTCAGTACCTGGAATTCTCGCATCTTTTTACCCAGTGGGGAGCCGGGCATGCGCCGAAGATTATCGCTAATGTGAACGGAAAGCCCGAGAAGCTGTTCGGATGGGAGACGGATGCGACAGGAGAACAGTATCATGCCTTCATCAGACAATTCATACCGGCCCTGACCGGCTGGATTGAAGGCCGGGGACTTAAGCAGCGCTGCTATTTCCATGTTTCCGATGAGCCGTCCGTGTCCCATCTGGAGGCTTACGGTCATGCAAGCCGGTTGATGAACGAGCTGCTGCCGGATTACCCGATCATCGACGCGCTCTCCGATATTTCGTTTTATGAGGAAGGCCTTGTGAAGCACCCGATTCCTGCAAGCAACCACATCGAGCCTTTCCTGGATCAGGAGGTAACGCCGCTGTGGACCTATTATTGCTGTTCCCAGTACAAGGAAGTGTCCAACCGCTTCTTCAATCTGCCCTCGGCAAGAAACCGGATCATCGGGATTCAACTGTATAAGTTTAACATCGAGGGATTTCTCCACTGGGGATATAACTTTTGGAATTCGCAATACTCGAAGCGCGCCATTGACCCGTTCAAGGTGACGGATGCGGATTGCGGTTTTCCTTCCGGGGATGCTTTCGTGGTATACCCAGGCGAGGAAGGACCGATCGAATCCATTCGGCTGAAGGTATTTCAGGAAGCGCTTCAGGATTTGAGAGCGCTTCAGCTGCTGGAGACGCAGATCGGCAGGGAGGCTGTGCTCCAGGCGCTGGAGGAAGGGCTTGACGAGCCGATCACCTTTAAGGCGTATCCGAGGGAGCAGGAGTGGCTGCTGTCGAAGCGGCAGTGGATCAACGAGAAGATCAAGGAAAGTTTGGTTGTGAAGTAA